The Apium graveolens cultivar Ventura chromosome 3, ASM990537v1, whole genome shotgun sequence sequence ATCGTTAACTGATTTTTTCATTTGAAATTAGATATCAGTTAGTACACATGGTTTATTAATTATTTAGTGAGATGAACCATAACTTTAATGGTTTGCATGAAAACTATTAGATTGGAAGAACCGGGATATGCCTTTTGTGGTCTCCCGAATGTAATTTTGTAATCTGTCGTGAAATTACAACATACACAGTCATAAAAGTCATATAGTTAATCAATTTGCCCAAGTCCATGTTTTTTTTGGTTTGGTGGGAATCCTCCATATAAAATTACCCTTACATTGTATATTACTTGAATTTTAACAAGTATGATTTTTAAACATGTTGTTGATGGTCACAGTATTTATCAAAATAATGATTTGGCAGATGTTTACAAATGGAATGAGTGAAAGCATGTCAACAGAGGTTTACTTGAAAGATGTCTCACTTGAAGCATTTAAGGTTATGCTTGAATATATGTATAGCGGGGAATTCAATAAGGAAAACATTATGGATATTGGTATCTTGCTACTCCAGCTACTTCTATTGGCAGATCAGTTTGCTGTTTCTGCCCTGCATCAGGAGTGCTGCAAAATGCTATTGGAATGCTTATCGGAGGTAGTTTAGTAATTCTTTTGTTGCCTTGTGGTTTAATAAACATAAATTGATGTTGGAATACGTTATTGTTCTGAATCGCTACTTGTTGTTGAGAAGATATAAAAGGACAGAGACATTCTGGGTTACTGGGTTTCTTTGAACAAAGAAGAAAGATCATTTAAAATCGAATAACATTGGTATTGATACCTCTTATCTATATATCAAATGCAGGGATGAAGTCTCCTAATTGAAGAAGGTCAATCACCGAGTTTTTCTAATATGCACAGTTTAAATGGAAGACGAACCAAACAGTTATGGCAAAGTAATAGGGTAGATCCTGTAGCTAACTGCTGAAATTTGTTGCAGGATTTGGTCTGCCCAATCCTTCAGGTGATTTCATCCATTCCATCATGTAAACTAATTGAAGAAACGTGCGAGAGGAAATTCGCAATGAACTTTGACTACTGTACAACTGCAAGCACTGACTTTGTCTTGCTAGACGAGCAAACCTTTACCAATATTCTTCAGGTGGGTTTTTATTTCCGAATTGTGTCAAGACCCTAGTTTGACTGTTGATGTCATTACCTCATCAACACTTTTAGATAACATAGCGCAAGGTAGCTGATGCGGATATGAAGTTTCATAGTAAAAAAAGATTTTgaactcttaaaagtaatattaCAAATCAAGAAATGTCGATATGATATAGTACATATTTGGTCATTCTAGGGTGGTTACCGAGTGCTAGAAGTATTCTGCGAAATATTGGATCAAACTTAGTGGAGTTTGTTTGTAATGCATTTAATTTAAGTATTTAACTATTTAAGTCGTAGGCCATTGACTACACTTGTCCAATGTATCAATTTCAATAGTATTTAACACCTACAATAGGCAGATTTGTAGATATATGATGGATCCCCATTTTAATTGGAACACATACTCCTCTGAGGTGCTTATCAAGGAATGTTGTGTAATTAAGCATTGGTTTTGCAGCACAATGATTTGACAGTTACATCAGAAGAGAGAGTTCTCAATGCAATTCTGTTGTGGTGTTTAAGGGCAGAAGAATTACATGGCTGGGAGTTGGTAGAGAAAAAGATTTTTACTTCTTCACCTGAAATTCTTTTTGCGGACAGACTTCAGTCTTTTTGTAACTTCTTACCGCTGGTGCGCTTCCCATTACTTCCACATGCCTTGCTTAAGAAGGTAGGGATTATCTATGAAGATTGTTCAGCTTGTTTTTTAAGATTCCTGCTCTTAAAGTCGATTAACATTCTTTTATCCTGGTATTGTAGCTCGAGTGGAGTACGCTTGGCAAACAAATTACTGCTTTAAATAATTTGGTAAGTATAATCCGTGTTAAATTTAATTTTGGACATGGCTCTCATTTTATCATCACCTTATGGTTTGTTGATTAATATTCGTATGATGAAACAGGTGAAAGAGGCCATCAACTTCTTAGAACTTGGGCTGCTCAACCCTGGACAAGATCAAAAGTATGTATACAGTAATAGTGCTGATCTCTCGTGTATTTTCATTCTGGTATTAGTTTCTGGTATTAGTTTCTGGTTTTACTTATTACATAGGCATGTACTAAATTTTACATTATTATGAAAAGTGGCAAGCTAAGCGTGGTTGTGCGGTTAGAGTATTGACTAAAACTGTAAAGTACATTAATTTGATCCCTCGATGTTGACTTATTAATTGTTTTCCACTTCAGATCCCATAATGATTAGTGTAGTAAAAAGGCCCAGAAGACAGTTGTTGCAGCTCACATCCATGTCATTGTACCATATTACACTCTAGTCTTGGGGCGCATGTGTCCACCTGAATAATACTAGAGTCCAGCTTTACCATTATAGGAGAGTGATGAATTCACAATTAAGTCCCTTGATGTATTACATCTTCTGTACTATATGCATCAAAGGTTCTAGACGCCCATGTCAGCCAGAAACCTCCTCAGTGTAACTCGCACTTAGTTTTGTTAATTTTCTTGGTTCTTTGATGCAGAGTGCTCACTTGGAAGAGACAGAATTAGGGGAAATGGAGTGAACTTTGAACTATTTCTTGGACATTTATGCACATATAATATTTGCCTTCATTCATTCCCTATCCACACGTCACTGTCCATATGAATTTGGTCATTTGAGGAAATTTAAACACCTGCACACTCATGCCTTTACACAGACTCGGACCCTCAACCTCGTAAGAGGAGAGGTATCCACTAGGCTATAAGCCAAGGAATTCTAAAAGTTTGTATTACGGTCTAATCCTTGCAATTCATTTGAGGGAATTTAAACACCTACACACTCGTGCCTTTACACAGACTCGGACCAGCAACCTCGTATTACCAAGAGGAGAGGTATCCACTAGGCTATAAGCCATGGGATTCTAAAAGTTTGTATTACGGTCCAATCCTTGCGATTTTAAAGTGAATGGAAATTCCTTTCTTCCACCATGTCATTCACAAAGATTATCATAAGATATTTGCACTTATCTCATTTTTAACTAACTCCGACATCCTTGTCTTTCTTTAATAAATTTCCTGGAAAAATTTCATTCAATTCTTACCTTTATTCCGTTCCATCCAAGTGAGTAAAATACAATAGTGAAAAGTTATGTATCATTCAACCCTCCACATGGATTTACTGATATTTGATCTGTTCGAGTCAGATGTTATGTccttataattatatttttttgatAGCTCTGCCTAGGAACACATGCAATCTCTGATTTGTATCGTTCTTGACTCGACACCGattgaaattcaaatttgatttGCGGTCATGTGGAATATATGATCATTTCGTAAAAAGAATAATTGGAATTTGTTTTTATATGTTAAGGTTTCAACATAGAAGATCTAGTTTTAGAGAGCTTCAGTACATATGTGATGGGGATAGCAATGGAGTTCTGTACTTTGCTGGCACATCTTACGGAGCACATCAATGGGTAAATCCTGTCCTAGCCAAGGTAGGGACCTCAACCAATTCTGCTCTCTTAATATTTCATCATAAAATCATTAAATAGTCtggtaattttcttttttcttttcgaATTGCACATTTAGAGAATAACAGTGGCTGCCAGCACTCCTGTTTCAAGATATACTGATCCAAAGGTTTTGGTATCAAGGACTTACCAGGTAAATCATATAATGGATTAGCTTAATGCCAAGATTTCTCTTTCTGAACTGTTCGGGGATCATATTATATGCACTCTTATGCATCAGGGAACATCTTTTGCTGGGCCTCTGATTGAGGATGGAAAAGTAAGTTCTTGGTGGATGGTTGACATTGGAAGTGACCACCAGGTACAGTTTTATGCTAGTCGGATGGATGAGAACTTATTGAGTGCGACTTCTCAATTAGTTACAAAGGAATTATGATTTCTTTCTCAATTAGTAAAAAATATGAACCctcaattttttatttttgaagtaCTGGTCTATTTTTGGATGTCTTGCCTCCCACAATAACTGTATAAAATTAGTGCTGCTATCGTTTTAGTATATATTTTTTCTCACTTTGGTTAGATGCAAGTCTAATCTAGAAAATGAAAAAAAAGGTGAATTTTTTTTCAGTAACTTTTTCCCTTTCTTGTTTCTAATTAAGATTTGTTTGTCGGTTGATGCAGCTCATTTGCAACTATTACACTTTAAGACAGGATGGGTCGAGGGCCTTCATAAGGAGCTGGAATTTTCAGGTAGAGCGATTGAATCTCATAATTTACTCACTGGCGATGGACATACTACTGACAATCTCCATGAGCAATTTAACAGTTGAAATGTTGAAACCTGTGTCAGGGATCTGTTGATGGGAAGAACTGGACAAACTTGAGGGTGCACGAGAATGACCAAACTATCTGCAAGCCTGGTCAGTTTGCTTCATGGCCTGTTACGGGCTCCAGTTCCCTCCTTCCATTCAGATTTTTCAGAGTTTGTTTAACAGCACCCACAAGTGATGTAACCAACCAGTGGTCACTTTGCACTTGCTTTCTGGAACTTTATGGCTACTTTCGCTGAACGGTAGTGTCTTAATTTTTGGATTAGCTGCTTTTagttacattactgtttttattTTTTGCTTAGCTGCTTACCTTTCAGTTCGTCATGGTTTGTCATAGTGTATTTTGATTTTACATAATTTGGTTACTATATATGAAATACCAGAGTACAGAAAGAGAGAGATTGATAGGGATCAGTAGTAATGTGTATCCTGTTTGAGTTTAATCTTGACTTAACAGTTGGGAAAATTATTATCAGTAGTGTTATTTCAATTGTGTACTTGACTTTGTATTATCTAGTTCTTAGTAGCTACAACTAGAACCTTTAATAAGTAGTTGGGAGCTGCACTATTATTTTACCCAGCTGTTTGGGTTTGTAAACAGCCTATATATCCCCATGTATCAGCTTCTTATGAAGGCAGACtttgattatatatataactTCTTCTCTGAATATTGATAATGTATCAATTTGGGGATAGCTTGGGGTAGAGATTGTCCTGCGGTTCAATCTCCCGAGGCTTATAATCACTGTTTTTGTTGTGTTTATCATTATCTTGTTATTATAATTTTATTCTTGTCATTGTGCTGCGTCaaattggcatcagagctaaaAATTCTGGTTTTTATCATTGT is a genomic window containing:
- the LOC141713517 gene encoding BTB/POZ domain-containing protein At2g30600; its protein translation is MIKKQQQSFLTVAPFECAWRDDLRFREAGRGCVSFEAFSLNDVTVVFREHVGSQQYHYKRDNSPHYTVIIGSHKNRRLKIEADGKTVVDEAGGELCCSTAFQSYWISFYDGLISIGKGRYPFQNLAFQWLDTNPSCTVQYVGLSSWDKHVGYRNVNVMPLTQNHISLWKHVNCGIYEGDYESEGEDGTEDKRWCHETWGLENFLESWELSDMSFLVGNEERAVPAHRVILAASGNFGLNTSAKDIIQLKDVTYPVLHSFLQFIYTGRTWVPVSQLSSLRTLSLHFEVNSLAKNCDELIERFKLNKKLFDSAKNIEISYPSSRPHCGASFPSGVPVDINKLKSFFVTGEYSDVEIHIEGCNPYFRSHKVLLSLWSVPFTKMFTNGMSESMSTEVYLKDVSLEAFKVMLEYMYSGEFNKENIMDIGILLLQLLLLADQFAVSALHQECCKMLLECLSEDLVCPILQVISSIPSCKLIEETCERKFAMNFDYCTTASTDFVLLDEQTFTNILQHNDLTVTSEERVLNAILLWCLRAEELHGWELVEKKIFTSSPEILFADRLQSFCNFLPLVRFPLLPHALLKKLEWSTLGKQITALNNLVKEAINFLELGLLNPGQDQKFQHRRSSFRELQYICDGDSNGVLYFAGTSYGAHQWVNPVLAKRITVAASTPVSRYTDPKVLVSRTYQGTSFAGPLIEDGKVSSWWMVDIGSDHQLICNYYTLRQDGSRAFIRSWNFQGSVDGKNWTNLRVHENDQTICKPGQFASWPVTGSSSLLPFRFFRVCLTAPTSDVTNQWSLCTCFLELYGYFR